From one Streptomyces sp. R41 genomic stretch:
- a CDS encoding TetR/AcrR family transcriptional regulator, with protein MTETGTGAGAVTGTEKDVPVGRRERKKAATRQALADAALTLFLERGYDQVGVKDIADAADVSTTTLFKHFPSKEALVFDEDADQEAALVASVRDRAPGRSIPAALCEGILRIRSGAARKDPRFVAFLDLVENTPALREYAHRMWMRHETALTRAIAEESGAPASDLTCAALARFALDAPTIAENHPDREEAVRAAFAVLEHGWAKAR; from the coding sequence ATGACGGAGACAGGGACCGGGGCAGGAGCCGTGACGGGAACCGAGAAGGACGTGCCGGTGGGGCGCCGGGAACGCAAGAAGGCCGCCACCCGCCAGGCTCTGGCGGACGCGGCCCTGACCCTGTTCCTGGAGCGCGGCTACGACCAGGTGGGCGTCAAGGACATCGCGGACGCCGCCGACGTCTCCACGACGACCCTCTTCAAGCACTTCCCGAGCAAGGAGGCCCTGGTCTTCGACGAGGACGCCGACCAGGAAGCCGCCCTCGTCGCCTCCGTGCGCGACCGTGCCCCGGGCCGGTCGATCCCGGCGGCACTCTGCGAGGGCATCCTCCGCATCCGCTCGGGCGCGGCCCGCAAGGACCCTCGCTTCGTCGCCTTCCTCGACCTGGTCGAGAACACCCCGGCCCTGCGCGAGTACGCCCACCGCATGTGGATGCGCCACGAGACGGCGCTGACGCGCGCGATCGCCGAGGAGTCGGGTGCCCCCGCCTCCGACCTCACCTGCGCGGCTCTGGCCCGCTTCGCCCTCGACGCCCCGACGATCGCCGAGAACCACCCGGACCGGGAGGAGGCGGTACGCGCGGCGTTCGCCGTCCTGGAGCACGGCTGGGCAAAGGCCCGCTGA
- a CDS encoding SDR family oxidoreductase, which yields MTQKIWFITGASRGFGREWAIAALERGDSVAATARDPSTLDDLGATYGERLLPLQLDVTDRDADFAAVRQAHERFGRLDVVVNNAGYGHFGMVEELTEAEARAQLETNLFGALWITQAALPFLREQGSGHILQVSSIGGISAFPLVGIYHASKWALEGISQALAQEVAQFGIKVTLIEPGGFATDWAGSSSSTSEQLPAYAKFHEQVQEQRRERVGTPGDPQASAAAVLEIVDADEPPLRCFFGTAPLGIAKADYERRLATWEKWQPVAELAQG from the coding sequence ATGACACAGAAGATCTGGTTCATCACCGGTGCCTCACGCGGTTTCGGGCGGGAGTGGGCGATCGCGGCGCTGGAACGCGGCGACTCCGTGGCCGCGACGGCCCGCGATCCGTCCACGTTGGACGATCTTGGCGCGACCTACGGAGAGCGGCTCCTGCCCCTGCAACTCGACGTCACGGACCGCGACGCCGACTTCGCCGCCGTGCGGCAGGCGCACGAGCGGTTCGGGCGCCTCGACGTGGTGGTCAACAACGCCGGCTACGGCCACTTCGGGATGGTCGAGGAGCTCACCGAGGCGGAGGCCCGCGCGCAGCTGGAGACCAACCTGTTCGGCGCACTGTGGATCACCCAGGCGGCACTGCCGTTCCTGCGCGAGCAGGGCAGCGGCCACATTCTGCAGGTCTCTTCCATCGGCGGGATCAGCGCGTTCCCGCTCGTCGGCATCTATCACGCGTCGAAGTGGGCGCTCGAAGGGATCAGCCAGGCGCTGGCCCAGGAAGTGGCGCAGTTCGGCATCAAGGTCACGCTGATCGAGCCCGGTGGGTTCGCGACCGACTGGGCCGGCTCCTCGTCGAGCACGTCCGAGCAGTTGCCGGCGTACGCCAAGTTCCATGAGCAGGTGCAGGAGCAGCGCCGCGAGCGCGTCGGCACCCCGGGCGACCCGCAGGCGTCCGCCGCGGCCGTGCTGGAGATCGTGGATGCCGACGAGCCGCCGCTGCGCTGCTTCTTCGGTACGGCACCCCTGGGTATCGCCAAGGCCGACTACGAACGGCGTCTGGCGACATGGGAGAAGTGGCAGCCGGTGGCGGAGCTGGCGCAGGGCTGA
- a CDS encoding Uma2 family endonuclease → MTAEMMAPAWMHEQITAEEYESWSEEQCAGIEIVDGMVVVSPSASKRHSRLARILANALEAAAGPEWNADTDFDVRLQDVPLTNRRPDVVVYQADTIDITPTRPEHVLLVAEVVSPGSETTDRIVKVDQYAKAGIGFYWRIEQAATGVPLVYTYVLDPATKTYRDGDVFTGVLKVVAPFPVEIDLGQV, encoded by the coding sequence ATGACGGCCGAGATGATGGCCCCGGCGTGGATGCATGAGCAGATCACGGCGGAGGAGTACGAGTCGTGGTCCGAGGAGCAGTGCGCCGGTATCGAGATCGTGGACGGGATGGTCGTCGTGAGTCCGAGTGCGTCCAAGCGGCACAGCCGTCTGGCCCGGATTCTGGCCAACGCCCTGGAAGCCGCCGCGGGCCCGGAATGGAACGCCGACACCGACTTCGACGTCCGGCTTCAGGACGTCCCGCTCACCAATCGCCGCCCCGACGTCGTCGTGTACCAGGCAGACACCATCGACATCACCCCAACCCGCCCCGAGCACGTGCTGCTGGTCGCGGAGGTGGTGTCGCCAGGTTCGGAGACCACCGACCGGATCGTGAAGGTTGACCAGTACGCCAAGGCAGGCATCGGCTTCTACTGGCGGATCGAGCAGGCCGCGACAGGCGTTCCTCTCGTGTACACCTACGTTCTCGACCCCGCGACGAAGACCTACCGGGACGGAGACGTGTTCACCGGCGTCCTCAAGGTAGTGGCCCCGTTCCCGGTGGAGATCGACCTCGGGCAGGTCTGA
- a CDS encoding NUDIX hydrolase: MPESPRHSVSVAGITVRGDGRILAVRRADNDTWEPPGGLLELDEQPQTGVVREVFEETRIKVGVRQLTGVYKNMTLGVVALVFRCKPTAGTERTSSESTAVEWLTLDEVRERMSEVFAVRVLDALDRNGPHVRSHDGKRLIPAG; encoded by the coding sequence ATGCCAGAGAGCCCGAGGCACTCGGTATCTGTCGCAGGGATCACCGTCCGTGGAGACGGCAGGATCCTCGCTGTCCGCCGGGCAGACAACGACACCTGGGAGCCGCCCGGCGGTCTCCTGGAACTGGACGAGCAGCCACAGACAGGCGTCGTACGCGAGGTCTTCGAGGAGACCCGCATCAAGGTCGGCGTCCGCCAACTCACCGGCGTCTACAAGAACATGACGCTGGGCGTCGTGGCCCTGGTCTTCCGCTGTAAGCCAACGGCCGGCACCGAGCGCACCTCGAGCGAGTCAACTGCCGTCGAGTGGCTCACACTCGACGAGGTCCGAGAGCGCATGTCCGAGGTCTTCGCGGTCAGAGTCCTGGATGCCTTGGACCGCAACGGTCCCCACGTACGGAGCCACGACGGCAAGCGCCTCATCCCAGCGGGATAG
- a CDS encoding GNAT family N-acetyltransferase, which yields MDITIHRPEELDIPLRRAWHRAMDESPDYANPFLAPEFAVGVGRYRGGARVAVLHEGGEPVGFFPYERNSFGVGRAIGLGLSDCQALVHRPGVTWDTQELLRACGLSVFEFDHLVEEQKPFGRYATGTFASPAIDLKDGGHGSYAEWLRGAYPGLAKTTLKKERRLGRDLGEMRFVYDERDPHVLRTLMKWKSAQYRRTGRMDRFARPWIVDLVDHLFDVREEHFTGVLSVLYAGDRPVAAHFGPTSRTLFAAWFTAYDPELRYYSPGLIMHLRMAEAAGRDGVRLMDLGRGDKEWKDWLKTRELRVGEGFAIRPHPVAAAHRLWRRPVRGLRNTVLAHPRLRDPADRLLKTVGTLRTSGRAGSGGAGPRAR from the coding sequence GTGGACATCACCATCCACAGACCCGAGGAGCTGGATATTCCGCTTCGCCGGGCGTGGCACCGGGCGATGGACGAGTCGCCCGATTACGCAAACCCCTTCCTGGCGCCGGAGTTCGCGGTCGGGGTCGGCAGGTACCGCGGTGGGGCGCGGGTGGCGGTCCTGCACGAGGGCGGTGAGCCCGTGGGCTTCTTCCCGTACGAGCGCAACTCCTTCGGCGTCGGCCGGGCCATCGGTCTCGGCCTGTCCGACTGCCAGGCCCTCGTGCACCGCCCCGGAGTCACCTGGGACACCCAGGAACTGCTGCGGGCCTGCGGGCTGTCCGTCTTCGAGTTCGACCATCTCGTCGAGGAGCAGAAGCCCTTCGGCAGATACGCCACGGGCACCTTCGCCTCACCGGCCATCGATCTGAAGGACGGCGGCCACGGCAGCTACGCGGAGTGGCTGCGCGGCGCGTACCCGGGGCTGGCCAAGACGACGCTGAAGAAGGAACGCCGGCTGGGGCGCGACCTGGGAGAGATGCGGTTCGTCTACGACGAGCGTGATCCGCACGTGCTGCGCACACTCATGAAGTGGAAGTCCGCCCAGTACCGCAGGACGGGACGCATGGACCGGTTCGCGCGGCCGTGGATCGTGGACCTGGTGGACCATCTGTTCGACGTCCGCGAAGAGCACTTCACCGGCGTGCTGTCCGTCCTGTACGCCGGCGACCGCCCGGTGGCCGCGCACTTCGGACCGACGTCGCGCACGCTGTTCGCGGCCTGGTTCACCGCGTACGACCCTGAACTCCGCTACTACTCGCCCGGGTTGATCATGCACCTGCGGATGGCCGAGGCCGCGGGCCGGGACGGCGTACGGCTCATGGATCTGGGGCGCGGCGACAAGGAGTGGAAGGACTGGCTGAAGACCCGCGAACTGCGCGTGGGAGAAGGGTTCGCGATCCGCCCCCACCCGGTGGCGGCGGCGCACCGGCTCTGGCGCAGGCCGGTACGCGGCCTGCGGAACACGGTCCTGGCCCACCCCAGGCTGCGCGACCCGGCCGACCGGCTGCTGAAGACGGTCGGCACACTGCGCACGTCGGGCCGGGCGGGCTCCGGCGGAGCGGGCCCGCGCGCACGCTGA
- a CDS encoding TetR/AcrR family transcriptional regulator: protein MSSTGQKTTDSTRRETRTEGELPPRERLVRAASRLFYYEGVRAIGVERLIAEAGVTKATFYRHFASKDDLVVAYLLTKDAYYKAVAEPLAAGHPPAEAIDLIFEAIAEHARERGFRGSPFLNAAAEYPDADHPVRGLVTSHRNWIRTLFQELLSRLGHADAESAAGALLMLYDGAMAAGYLDDSTAAHKTLLNAVRFIRSEG, encoded by the coding sequence GTGAGCAGCACTGGGCAGAAGACCACCGACAGCACGCGTCGAGAGACCAGGACCGAGGGAGAACTACCGCCTCGCGAACGCCTGGTCCGCGCCGCGTCGCGGCTGTTCTACTACGAGGGCGTCCGCGCGATCGGCGTGGAGCGGCTGATCGCCGAGGCCGGGGTGACGAAGGCGACCTTCTACCGGCACTTCGCCTCCAAGGACGACCTGGTCGTGGCCTACCTGCTGACCAAGGACGCCTACTACAAGGCGGTGGCCGAACCACTGGCCGCCGGGCACCCGCCCGCGGAGGCGATCGACCTGATCTTCGAGGCCATCGCCGAGCACGCCCGCGAGCGCGGCTTTCGTGGATCGCCGTTCCTGAACGCGGCCGCCGAGTACCCGGACGCCGACCATCCGGTCCGCGGCCTGGTGACGTCCCACCGGAACTGGATCCGCACCCTCTTCCAGGAGCTGCTCAGCCGGCTCGGCCACGCCGATGCGGAGTCGGCCGCCGGTGCGTTGCTGATGCTGTACGACGGCGCGATGGCCGCCGGCTACCTGGACGACTCGACGGCCGCCCACAAGACCTTGCTGAACGCGGTCCGGTTCATCCGATCGGAGGGCTGA
- a CDS encoding MDR family MFS transporter, whose translation MPTQPVDRPRNLRLTLLGVMLAMLLAMLDNTIVGTAMPTIVGDLGGLEHISWVVTAYTLATAASTPVWGKFGDLYGRKVVFLASIVVFLAGSVLSGAARSMPELIGFRALQGLGAGGIAGLAFALIGSLVSPRERGRYQGMTASVMAIGTIGGPLLGGFVTGHLGWRWAFYLNLPLGLVALVWCHVMLRLPAARVKARIDWLGIALMTVTIIAVVLAATWAGTTYAWGSWQIAALAAVTAVGLAAFVASQRRAAEPVLPPRVFGPRNFRLASVMVFASGAAMFGATLYLPLFQQSVQGASATSSGLLLLPMMLPIVVVSQIAGKVMSRTGKYKVFPVLGAGLLTLGMLLLSTMDTGTSRTLTGVFMALVGSGLGFLMQMTTTIAQNSVEMRDMGVASAGVTLFRTIGGSLGVAVFGSLFTRALQGRRPTDTGYLASAADGTQQIFLLAAVVCAIAFIAALAVREVPLRGPGAPAQRAPGRPAVSPHA comes from the coding sequence ATGCCCACGCAGCCCGTCGACAGGCCCAGGAACCTCCGTCTCACCCTCCTCGGCGTCATGCTCGCCATGCTGCTGGCCATGCTCGACAACACGATCGTCGGGACGGCGATGCCGACGATCGTGGGTGATCTGGGCGGCCTGGAGCACATCTCATGGGTGGTGACCGCGTACACGCTGGCCACCGCCGCCTCGACTCCCGTATGGGGCAAGTTCGGTGACCTGTACGGGCGGAAGGTGGTCTTTCTCGCCTCGATCGTGGTCTTTCTCGCCGGGTCCGTGTTGTCCGGTGCGGCGCGGTCCATGCCCGAACTGATCGGGTTCCGGGCCCTGCAGGGGCTCGGCGCGGGTGGCATTGCGGGGCTGGCGTTCGCGCTGATCGGCTCGCTGGTGTCGCCGCGCGAGCGGGGGCGCTACCAGGGCATGACGGCGTCCGTGATGGCCATCGGCACCATAGGCGGGCCGCTCCTCGGCGGCTTCGTCACCGGGCACCTCGGCTGGCGCTGGGCCTTCTATCTCAATCTGCCGCTCGGGCTCGTCGCCCTGGTGTGGTGCCACGTCATGCTGCGGCTGCCCGCCGCCCGTGTGAAGGCGCGGATCGACTGGCTCGGGATCGCGCTGATGACCGTGACCATCATCGCGGTCGTACTGGCCGCGACCTGGGCCGGTACGACGTACGCCTGGGGCTCCTGGCAGATCGCGGCCCTCGCCGCCGTCACCGCCGTCGGGCTCGCCGCGTTCGTCGCCTCGCAGCGGCGCGCCGCCGAACCGGTGCTGCCGCCAAGGGTGTTCGGACCGCGCAACTTCCGGCTGGCGTCGGTGATGGTGTTCGCGTCGGGGGCGGCGATGTTCGGGGCGACGCTGTACCTGCCGCTGTTCCAGCAGAGCGTGCAGGGGGCCTCGGCGACGAGTTCGGGGCTGTTGCTGCTGCCGATGATGCTGCCGATCGTGGTCGTCTCGCAGATCGCGGGGAAGGTCATGTCGAGGACCGGCAAGTACAAGGTCTTTCCCGTGCTGGGGGCCGGCCTCCTGACCCTCGGCATGCTGCTGCTGTCCACCATGGACACGGGTACGTCCCGCACGCTCACCGGCGTCTTCATGGCACTCGTCGGCTCGGGGCTCGGGTTCCTGATGCAGATGACCACGACCATCGCGCAGAACAGCGTCGAGATGCGCGACATGGGCGTCGCCTCGGCCGGCGTCACCCTCTTCCGTACGATCGGCGGGTCACTGGGGGTGGCGGTCTTCGGGTCCCTGTTCACACGTGCCCTGCAGGGGCGAAGGCCCACGGACACCGGCTACTTGGCCTCCGCCGCCGACGGTACGCAGCAGATCTTCCTTCTGGCCGCCGTCGTCTGCGCCATCGCATTCATCGCCGCTCTCGCCGTACGGGAGGTCCCGCTGCGCGGGCCGGGAGCCCCGGCACAGCGGGCTCCCGGCCGTCCTGCGGTCTCACCCCATGCCTAA
- a CDS encoding NUDIX hydrolase has translation MPESPRHSVSVAGITVRGDGRILAVRRADNDTWEPPGGLLELDEQPQTGVVREVFEETRIKVDVRQLTGVYKNMTLGVVALVFRCKPTAGTERTSSESTAVEWLTPDEIRERMSGVFAVRVRDALDGNGPHVRSHDDKRLIPVGSRVRLDGSASGDA, from the coding sequence ATGCCAGAGAGCCCGAGGCACTCGGTATCTGTCGCAGGGATCACCGTTCGCGGAGACGGCAGGATCCTCGCTGTCCGCCGGGCAGACAACGACACCTGGGAGCCGCCCGGCGGTCTCCTGGAACTGGACGAGCAGCCACAGACAGGCGTCGTACGCGAGGTCTTCGAGGAGACCCGCATCAAGGTCGACGTCCGCCAACTCACCGGCGTCTACAAGAACATGACGCTGGGCGTCGTGGCCCTGGTCTTCCGCTGTAAGCCAACGGCCGGCACCGAGCGCACCTCGAGCGAGTCAACTGCCGTCGAGTGGCTCACGCCCGACGAGATCCGAGAGCGCATGTCCGGGGTCTTCGCGGTCAGAGTCCGGGATGCCTTGGACGGCAACGGCCCCCACGTACGGAGCCACGACGACAAGCGCCTCATCCCTGTCGGGTCGCGGGTGAGGCTTGACGGTTCGGCGTCAGGTGATGCTTGA
- a CDS encoding cytochrome P450, whose translation MLAENLLDFPFSWRGDQLPTEVEELRSSTPVRRVRTIAGDEAWLVSSYDLCKQVLEDSRFSLKDTSAPGVPRQYALTIPPEVVNNMGNITGAGLRKAVLKALNPKSEGLADWMRSYAAELVDGLLAEGAPAELRGGFADPYSAAMHCHILGIPQADAPRLMRSLDIAFMNSACPITGAKLNWDRDISYMTARLDDPATTGLMSELAALREDPEYAHLSDEMLATVGVTMFGAGVISTSGFLTMAIVSLLQHPELHAELLAHRDRIPAAVDELLRINLSIGDGLPRLALEDVRLGDVEVEAGELVLVLVEGANFDPEEFPDPHRVDLTRENNTAHLSFGGGRHYCPATALGKKHAEIALETLLERMPEIQLAVPIEQLVWRTGFMKRIPERLPVMW comes from the coding sequence ATGCTCGCTGAGAACCTGCTCGACTTCCCGTTCTCCTGGCGCGGGGACCAACTGCCCACCGAAGTCGAGGAGTTGCGCTCCTCGACCCCCGTTCGGCGGGTGCGGACCATCGCCGGCGACGAGGCCTGGCTGGTCTCCTCGTACGACCTGTGCAAGCAGGTCCTGGAGGACAGCCGTTTCAGCCTGAAGGACACCTCGGCACCGGGCGTGCCACGCCAGTACGCCCTGACAATCCCGCCCGAGGTCGTCAACAACATGGGCAACATCACCGGGGCCGGGCTGCGCAAGGCCGTCCTCAAGGCGCTCAACCCGAAGAGCGAGGGTCTGGCGGACTGGATGCGCTCGTACGCCGCCGAGCTCGTCGACGGGCTGCTGGCCGAGGGCGCTCCCGCGGAACTGCGCGGCGGCTTCGCCGACCCGTACTCGGCGGCGATGCACTGTCACATCCTCGGCATCCCGCAGGCGGACGCGCCCCGGCTGATGCGCAGCCTGGACATCGCGTTCATGAACTCGGCCTGCCCGATCACGGGCGCGAAGCTGAACTGGGACCGCGACATCTCGTACATGACCGCCCGCCTGGACGACCCGGCGACGACCGGTCTCATGTCCGAACTGGCGGCCCTGCGCGAGGACCCGGAGTACGCCCACCTGAGCGACGAGATGCTCGCGACGGTGGGGGTGACGATGTTCGGCGCGGGCGTGATCTCCACGTCGGGCTTTCTGACGATGGCGATCGTCTCGCTGCTCCAGCACCCGGAGCTGCACGCGGAGTTGCTCGCCCACCGGGACCGGATTCCGGCCGCCGTGGACGAACTCCTGCGCATCAACCTCTCCATCGGCGACGGACTGCCGCGCCTCGCCCTGGAGGACGTACGGCTGGGGGATGTGGAGGTCGAGGCGGGCGAGCTCGTCCTGGTCCTCGTCGAGGGTGCCAACTTCGACCCCGAGGAGTTCCCCGACCCGCACCGGGTCGACCTCACCCGGGAGAACAACACCGCCCACCTCTCCTTCGGCGGCGGCCGCCACTACTGCCCCGCCACGGCCCTCGGCAAGAAGCACGCCGAGATCGCTCTGGAGACGCTGCTCGAACGCATGCCGGAGATCCAACTGGCGGTGCCCATCGAGCAATTGGTGTGGCGGACGGGTTTCATGAAGCGCATTCCCGAGCGGCTGCCGGTGATGTGGTGA
- a CDS encoding type 1 glutamine amidotransferase domain-containing protein has protein sequence MAMRRILAVVTNQATYGTNPHRTGLWIGELVHFHAGVRRAGFEVDIVSPEGGPVPLDPRSTRWADRAVRDHMNDSAFMSGLDHTAKAADIDPARYSAIFYTGGHGVMWDFPSNIALQQAARQIYENGGMVSSVCHGASGLLNITLSDGSLLVDGRTVTGFSTAEERVAMVKKRVPFLLEDELRKRGAHYVGNTIPMTPFATADGRLVTGQNPYSTKAVTAKIIETLHHL, from the coding sequence ATGGCGATGAGGCGGATCCTCGCCGTGGTAACCAACCAGGCGACCTACGGGACGAACCCCCATCGGACCGGACTGTGGATCGGAGAGCTGGTTCACTTCCACGCCGGGGTCCGCCGGGCCGGCTTCGAGGTCGACATCGTCAGTCCAGAAGGTGGACCGGTGCCGCTGGATCCGCGCAGCACCAGATGGGCCGACAGGGCGGTACGCGACCACATGAACGACAGCGCGTTCATGTCGGGCCTGGACCACACCGCCAAGGCGGCCGACATCGACCCGGCCCGGTATTCCGCGATCTTCTACACCGGCGGGCACGGCGTCATGTGGGACTTCCCCTCGAACATCGCGCTCCAGCAGGCCGCACGGCAGATCTACGAGAACGGCGGCATGGTCTCCTCGGTCTGCCACGGCGCCAGCGGACTGCTGAACATCACGCTCTCCGACGGCTCCCTGCTCGTCGACGGGCGCACGGTCACCGGGTTCTCCACCGCGGAGGAGCGAGTCGCCATGGTGAAGAAGCGGGTGCCGTTCCTGCTGGAGGACGAACTCCGCAAGCGGGGCGCGCACTATGTCGGGAACACCATCCCCATGACCCCCTTCGCCACCGCTGACGGCAGGCTCGTGACGGGACAGAACCCCTACTCCACCAAGGCCGTCACCGCCAAGATCATCGAGACGCTGCACCACCTTTGA
- a CDS encoding NUDIX domain-containing protein, with the protein MAANEHEAKMAHPRMAAGALFFDADGRVLMVEPTYKDYWDIPGGYVETGESPLQAASREVREELGITPALGRLLAVDWAPNGAEGDKVLYLFDGGELSPETVEGIHLQADELKAVRFVPPHEIADRTIPRLTRRILAAIEARAESAPVYLEHGQAPGDLAA; encoded by the coding sequence ATGGCAGCGAACGAGCACGAAGCGAAGATGGCGCATCCGCGCATGGCCGCGGGTGCGCTTTTCTTTGATGCCGACGGGCGCGTCCTCATGGTGGAACCCACCTACAAGGACTACTGGGACATCCCCGGTGGCTACGTCGAGACCGGTGAATCGCCGCTGCAAGCTGCCAGCCGAGAGGTGCGCGAGGAGCTGGGGATCACGCCCGCGCTCGGCCGCCTCCTGGCCGTGGACTGGGCACCCAACGGTGCCGAGGGCGACAAGGTGCTGTACCTGTTCGACGGCGGCGAGCTCTCCCCGGAGACCGTGGAGGGAATCCACCTCCAGGCGGACGAGCTGAAGGCCGTCAGGTTCGTCCCCCCGCACGAGATCGCAGATCGCACGATTCCGCGACTGACCCGACGGATCCTCGCGGCGATCGAGGCCCGCGCCGAGAGCGCCCCGGTCTACCTCGAGCACGGCCAGGCGCCGGGCGACCTGGCGGCGTAG
- a CDS encoding SDR family NAD(P)-dependent oxidoreductase, producing MNRRLEGTVALVTGASSGIGHATALELAREGAAVALVGRREDRLTDLAAEITGAGGKTLVVPADITTAQAAAEAVERTVEGLGRLDTLVNNAGLMLLGPAPSADLNDWRRMIDINLMGLMYTAHAAVPHLVKAAAEEPRQVADIVNIGSLAGRNAYAMSAVYSATKFGVGAFSEALRQELARQHVRVSVIEPGSVDTELRTHNPDVIQQHIVAALGDIERLQSQDIADTVGYIVTRPRHVAVAELLVRPTEQA from the coding sequence ATGAATCGTCGTCTTGAAGGAACCGTCGCCCTGGTCACCGGAGCATCCAGCGGTATCGGCCACGCCACCGCGTTGGAGCTTGCCCGCGAGGGCGCCGCCGTGGCCCTGGTCGGCCGGCGCGAGGACCGGCTCACCGACCTCGCCGCGGAAATCACCGGCGCCGGTGGAAAGACCCTGGTCGTGCCCGCCGACATCACCACCGCCCAGGCCGCCGCGGAAGCGGTCGAGCGGACCGTCGAGGGCCTGGGCCGCCTGGACACGCTGGTCAACAACGCCGGCCTCATGCTGCTCGGGCCCGCCCCCAGTGCGGACCTGAACGACTGGCGGCGCATGATCGACATCAACCTCATGGGCCTCATGTACACCGCCCACGCGGCTGTCCCCCACCTGGTCAAGGCCGCCGCCGAGGAGCCGCGTCAGGTCGCCGACATCGTCAACATCGGCTCGCTCGCCGGCCGCAACGCCTACGCCATGTCCGCCGTGTACAGCGCCACCAAGTTCGGCGTCGGCGCCTTCAGCGAGGCACTGCGCCAGGAACTGGCACGGCAGCACGTCCGCGTGTCCGTCATCGAGCCGGGCAGCGTCGACACCGAACTGCGTACGCACAACCCCGACGTCATCCAGCAGCACATCGTCGCCGCCCTGGGCGACATCGAGCGGCTGCAGAGCCAGGACATCGCCGACACCGTCGGCTACATCGTCACCCGCCCCCGGCACGTGGCCGTCGCCGAGCTGCTCGTACGCCCCACCGAGCAGGCCTGA
- a CDS encoding DUF2637 domain-containing protein — MNRSQNEPGLHDTQFGLGADQTWAGQYPYDHELFEADRILHIPQPAVAANEWDPAEELAEILGAATTMDPSVPLVDDYGPPRHRVDRRRPQPARFLVGRRKVIPVAILVAIITACSVTMLGWSLSYSYNQLRAIALSVEPRNLAKWWPLTVYGPWLVAGLSILRASVQRRPARRSWTVMLISSATAVALCVGQSPHSVLAMVIVGIPPITALVCFRELVGQMASPNGPRHATHSVKQSNDG; from the coding sequence ATGAACAGGAGTCAGAACGAACCAGGTCTTCACGACACGCAGTTCGGACTGGGAGCCGACCAGACGTGGGCAGGCCAGTATCCCTACGACCACGAGCTGTTCGAGGCGGATCGCATCTTGCACATCCCCCAACCGGCGGTCGCGGCGAACGAATGGGATCCGGCCGAAGAGCTGGCCGAGATACTCGGCGCGGCGACCACCATGGATCCCTCCGTTCCCCTGGTGGACGACTATGGGCCCCCGCGCCACCGGGTCGATCGACGACGGCCACAGCCGGCCCGGTTCCTCGTCGGGCGGCGCAAAGTCATCCCTGTCGCGATCCTGGTGGCCATAATCACCGCCTGCTCGGTGACCATGCTGGGCTGGTCCCTCTCGTATTCATATAATCAACTACGTGCTATCGCTTTGTCGGTGGAGCCGCGCAACCTGGCGAAATGGTGGCCGCTGACCGTATATGGGCCGTGGCTCGTGGCAGGTCTGTCCATCCTGCGGGCATCCGTTCAGCGCCGACCCGCTCGCCGGTCCTGGACCGTCATGCTGATCTCTTCCGCAACGGCTGTGGCCCTGTGCGTAGGCCAGTCCCCGCACTCCGTACTGGCCATGGTGATCGTCGGAATTCCACCTATTACCGCCCTGGTCTGCTTCCGGGAGCTGGTCGGGCAGATGGCGTCCCCGAACGGCCCTCGCCACGCCACTCATAGCGTGAAACAGTCCAACGACGGATGA